Proteins from one Podospora pseudoanserina strain CBS 124.78 chromosome 1, whole genome shotgun sequence genomic window:
- a CDS encoding hypothetical protein (COG:S; EggNog:ENOG503P0DY), translating into MEELPELADNNDHSAKRACDQCRQRKIRCDKELPVCSNCRTASRSCSSTGLGQKPREPRQRVLITHQYERKIDSLDSRLGAIEKMLHNLTVSLNNRGPPTASSSISPTLESAAAASSSAPRENSTDALFGADKDNESDDFEATALMKEHTAFATQFIENTTFPFLDPEMRAAFLSLQELVKLQNIENARHDARFTTAKPLPKGGWAELPMPSADIVLSVLREIKQHPPMGFPAIATFTGIEDFPDNVRRVYFATEEYSLMQWGIVNLGLYFTLQERGAASEGDRQVQLFEASFLCRDNIETALTNLPLLLPQRRESVELLIMATMYAIEESKYSLARDFITIAANICQTLGYHRARSPSTTESEHKAMLFWTTYIFDSALSLRAGRPTAIQDWDITIPREIGPKVKNVDPLWKIGQAQWISWSEVMGRTYRELYSPEALARTAEKRAENARQLAQALQDVVARSAPLIEHVVEKMKMSGGYNAQARFSFDIAVVGDALVQWSVLTLIYRAIPTLPGSPSTFNPECIHAAREAFSSHEGCMALCGESLFMKAGYIQWNILYIPFIPLVVLFCHTIETANEEDFAILVRFTEGLQPVAPVSSGVTKLYRISQVLVNIASLWLQTRKQGQQDHNMSMVGDNVEMYLNQLGFMPQHSQQDHTYGIGGPAGFGYDMDQSAQLANWFSGNTHIFGLMEEDLSGFQGF; encoded by the exons ATGGAGGAACTGCCCGAGCTGGCCGATAATAATGATCACTCGGCAAAGAGAGCC TGTGACCAGTGTCGGCAGCGGAAG ATTCGTTGTGATAAAGAGTTGCCTGTATGTTCAAACTGTAGAACTGCCAGTCGGAGTTGTAGCTCGACCGGCCTCGGCCAGAAGCCTCGCGAACCCAGGCAGAGAGTTCTCATCACCCATCAATA TGAGAGAAAGATCGATAGTCTCGACTCCCGCCTGGGAGCCATCGAGAAGATGCTGCACAACTTGaccgtctccctcaacaaccgaGGCCCACCAACAGCATCCTCGAGTATCTCTCCTACACTCgagtcagcagcagcagcctcgtcATCGGCCCCTCGTGAGAATAGTACAGATGCCTTGTTTGGTGCTGACAAAGACAATGAGAGCGATGACTTCGAGGCTACCGCTTTGATGAAGGAGCATACCGCATTTGCGACTCAGTTCATCGAAAACACCACATTTCCCTTCCTCGATCCAGAGATGCGGGCGGCATTCTTGTCCCTGCAGGAGCTTGTCAAACTCCAAAACATCGAGAATGCCCGCCATGATGCGCGGTTCACCACTGCGAAACCTCTCCCAAAAGGCGGCTGGGCTGAACTGCCTATGCCGTCTGCTGATATAGTTCTCAGTGTCCTGCGCGAGATCAAAC AACACCCTCCTATGGGCTTTCCAGCAATTGCCACATTCACCGGCATCGAGGACTTTCCCGACAACGTTCGCAGGGTCTATTTTGCGACTGAAGAGTACAGTTTAATGCAATGGGGGATCGTGAATTTGGGCTTGTACTTCACCCTGCAAGAGAGAGGGGCTGCGTCAGAAGGGGATCGTCAAGTTCAACTGTTCGAGGCTTCGTTTCTTTGCCGGGATAACATCGAAACCGCGCTTACAAATCTCCCTCTTTTGTTACCGCAGCGCAGAGAGAGTGTCGAGCTTCTAATAATGGCT ACGATGTACGCCATCGAGGAGTCGAAATACTCGCTCGCCCGAGATTTCATCACTATAGCGGCGAATATTTGCCAGACTCTGGGCTATCACCGAGCCCGTAGTCCGAGCACCACGGAGTCTGAGCATAAAGCGATGTTATTTTGGACAACATACATCTTCGATAGCGCCCTGTCACTGCGAGCTGGACGGCCGACCGCAATCCAGGACTGGGACATAACAATCCCTAGAGAGATCGGTCCCAAGGTCAAGAACGTAGATCCACTCTGGAAGATTGGTCAAGCTCA GTGGATCAGCTGGAGCGAAGTTATGGGAAGGACGTACAGAGAGCTCTACAGCCCTGAGGCTCTGGCCCGAACCGCTGAGAAGCGTGCCGAAAACGCGCGCCAGCTGGCTCAAGCACTCCAGGATGTGGTAGCACGGTCAGCTCCGCTGATTGAGCATGTCGTCGAGAAAATGAAGATGTCCGGTGGCTATAATGCCCAGGCACGCTTCTCATTCGATATAGCAGTCGTCGGTGATGCTCTGGTTCAATGGTCAGTTTTGACTCTGATCTACCGTGCAATCCCAACTCTACCGGGGTCGCCAAGTACCTTCAACCCAGAGTGCATCCATGCAGCACGGGAAGCATTTTCTAGTCACGAGGGTTGCATGGCATTGTGTGGTGAGAGCCTGTTCATGAAGGCAGGGTATATTCAGTG GAATATTCTCTATATCCCTTTCATCCCTCTCGTCGTGCTCTTCTGCCACACCATCGAAACGGCAaacgaagaagactttgCTATACTGGTGAGATTCACCGAGGGCTTACAACCTGTGGCGCCCGTTTCCTCAGGAGTTACCAAGCTGTATCGGATATCGCAGGTGCTGGTAAACATTGCCAGTCTGTGGCTCCAAACCAGAAAGCAGGGACAGCAAGATCATAACATGAGTATGGTTGGAGACAACGTCGAGATGTACTTGAACCAGTTAGGTTTCATGCCGCAGCATTCCCAACAGGACCACACGTATGGGATCGGAGGACCGGCAGGATTCGGCTATGATATGGACCAGTCTGCTCAGCTGGCGAACTGGTTCTCCGGGAACACGCATATTTTTGGCCTGATGGAGGAAGATCTGTCGGGATTCCAAGGTTTCTAG
- a CDS encoding hypothetical protein (COG:S; EggNog:ENOG503P37Q): MPPRNQTLPPAQTSSAREARQAFYCQLCQKGYSRNNDYEAHLSSYDHTHKQRLKDMKAMVKDPNAIARARRQEQKAEGVISIKLGEAAASTGGGGFKKGGFKKTGFKSAFVPVAGASGPPADTKTATAPKSEVTGSSSVLAPKSELVESDTEDEGYEVYDPRKPTD; encoded by the coding sequence ATGCCTCCCCGAAACCAGACTCTTCCTCCGGCCCAAACTTCGTCGGCGCGAGAAGCCCGACAGGCTTTCTATTGTCAGCTCTGCCAGAAGGGCTACAGCCGCAACAATGACTACGAAGCCCACCTCAGTTCTTACGACCACACCCACAAGCAACGTTTGAAGGACATGAAAGCAATGGTCAAGGACCCCAACGCCATTGCCCGCGCCCGACGACAAGAACAAAAGGCCGAGGGCGTCATCAGCATCAAGCTTGGCGAGGCAGCGGCATCGacgggtggaggggggttcaAAAAGGGCGGCTTCAAAAAGACAGGTTTCAAGTCAGCATTTGTGCCAGTAGCTGGAGCCAGCGGACCACCAGCAGACACGAAAACAGCCACTGCTCCTAAATCCGAGGTGACAGGATCCAGTAGTGTGCTAGCACCGAAAAGCGAACTCGTAGAGAGCGACACAGAGGACGAGGGATATGAAGTTTACGATCCACGGAAGCCCACTGATTGA
- a CDS encoding hypothetical protein (EggNog:ENOG503P2KR; COG:S), whose protein sequence is MRYAKPGGPEQCGVRVGFSGHCPPGSAKFRCQQRLNQRIVSGLNNSKAGKKTQKPSPRILHCAFFETGRVTPCLSPPSSTMEYHTLRSRASQDTLVSNASTSLSLLELDPTPMDSPASVPYTDKDLPPLPEQPEESLSDSTHSLRSNPTTTSSVGLSGAGHGPIFYLTRIQRYSSYTFSLFTTLHLATTSVIPVLARSVPASESYLLLAREIYQTPLSEPLLVALPVVVHIGAGIATRLIRRSQNLKRYYGDDHHHRKGSVPTKQTPTLRSGWPTFSYIAASGYGFTAIFAAHAFMNRGLPLLVEGDSANIGLAFVAHGFAKHPVISWTSFVSLIGLGVGHMVWGWAKWVGAAQGAGWQLERHTGNAAVDKQTKKKRRRRLLVINGVAAIGCVMWAAGGLGIVARGGETLGWVGKLYDGLYEKVPGLF, encoded by the exons ATGAGGTATGCCAAGCCTGGGGGCCCTGAACAGTGTGGGGTTAGAGTCGGGTTTAGTGGGCATTGTCCCCCAGGGTCCGCCAAGTTCAGATGCCAACAACGGCTCAACCAACGCATCGTTTCGGGGCTCAACAATTCCAAGGCTGGAAAAAAAACACAGAAGCCATCACCGAGGATTTTGCACTGCGCTTTCTTTGAGACAGGCCGGGTCACGCCGTGTTTGTCTCCCCCTTCATCCACCATGGAGTACCATACGTTACGATCAAGAGCTTCTCAGGACACTCTTGTGTCCAACGCTTCTACTTCGCTCTCCCTGCTCGAACTGGATCCAACACCAATGGACTCTCCTGCCTCCGTCCCATACACCGACAAAGACCTCCCACCACTACCTGAGCAGCCAGAAGAATCACTCTCGGACTCGACACACTCGCTCCGGTCCAACCCGACAACTACTTCCAGCGTCGGGTTGAGCGGCGCCGGTCATGGGCCAATCTTCTACT TAACACGAATCCAGCGCTACTCGTCGTACACATTTTCACTGTTCACGACCCTACATCTGGCTACAACCTCGGTCATCCCCGTCCTCGCCCGTTCGGTGCCCGCCTCCGAGTCGTACCTCCTCCTAGCGCGCGAGATCTACCAAACACCACTCTCCGAACCGTTGCTCGTCGCTTTACCAGTCGTAGTCCACATCGGTGCGGGGATAGCCACCCGCCTTATTCGAAGGTCGCAAAATCTCAAGCGGTACTATGGCGACGACCATCATCACAGAAAGGGCAGTGTGCCAACAAAACAGACCCCCACTCTGAGGAGTGGATGGCCCACCTTCAGCTACATTGCCGCGTCAGGATACGGCTTCACCGCCATCTTCGCGGCGCACGCATTCATGAATCGGGGCTTGCCACTTTTAGTAGAAGGTGACAGTGCCAACATCGGGTTGGCGTTCGTAGCGCATGGGTTTGCGAAGCATCCTGTTATCTCCTGGACCTCGTTTGTGTCGTTGATCGGTCTCGGTGTTGGGCACATGGTCTGGGGGTGGGCGAAGTGGGTTGGGGCGGCGCAGGGTGCCGGTTGGCAGCTTGAGAGGCACACTGGGAATGCGGCGGTTGACAAGcaaaccaagaagaagagaaggagaaggttgctgGTTATCAATGGAGTTGCTGCTATTGGGTGCGTGATGTGGGCTGCTGGTGGTCTTGGGATAGTAGCCAGGGGGGGCGAGACAttggggtgggtt